One segment of Phragmites australis chromosome 13, lpPhrAust1.1, whole genome shotgun sequence DNA contains the following:
- the LOC133888754 gene encoding wall-associated receptor kinase 2-like has translation MPFRRLAAVLWLGAALTAVLPAVGALPQPSSNCQRKCGVVDIPYPFGIGPDSPDHCAMPSFNLSCNDMGNGVLKPFHTNVEFLSISLDQGQARILNQISTYCYNTTSQEMDYDNWRLNFTYLPYRFSDTSNRFTVIGCHTLAYIGDYAYVDSYMSGCVAMCGHGDVSTVTNGSCAGIGCCQTAIPKGLRYYQVWFDRNFNTSLIYNYSACSYAVLMESSNFTFQTNYVTSPGFNRTNGGLAPLVLDWAIGNETCEVARKEPDSYACMSNNSECVDSTNGPGYICKCSQGFQGNPYLVDREHGCQDIDECLDPKKYPCHGICQNREGGFNCSCPSGTRGNATTGPCMKVLTNGVQIALGIFTSVFLGLLFLLGMEWVKHKQWIIRQDLVRKRDAYFHQHGGQLLIDMVKIENNISFKLYGREEIESATNNFDDKEVIGEGGQGTVFKGHDLDPDNNPVAIKKCKGLDENRRTEFGQELLILSRVTHKNIVKLLGCSLHFEAPVLVYEFVPNKTLHYLIHVQDEVSIRRLEIRLKIAAESAEALAYLHTLNHPIFHGDVKSANILLGHDLSAKVSDFGCSMIRSAEENLHAVKGTMGYLDPEYLLNFELTDKSDVYSFGVVLLELLTRRKALSKEKESLVSVFKEAAKEGKLAELVDREIADQGDMELICQVAELAGQCLAMAGVHRPTMSQVAVELRQLAGTAQARQRTGALHGISPLTVQGRLTTDASDCYTGEETTDYSSFKKKASMSIEFAR, from the exons ATGCCGTTTCGTAGATTAGCTGCTGTGCTATGGCTCGGCGCAGCGCTCACGGCTGTACTCCCCGCCGTTGGAGCGCTTCCACAGCCCAGCAGCAACTGCCAGAGAAAGTGCGGCGTAGTAGACATCCCCTACCCGTTCGGCATCGGGCCTGACTCGCCTGACCACTGCGCTATGCCCAGCTTCAACCTGAGCTGCAATGACATGGGGAACGGCGTCCTCAAGCCATTTCATACAAATGTGGAGTTTCTGAGCATCTCGCTGGATCAAGGGCAGGCCCGGATATTGAACCAAATCTCCACTTATTGCTACAACACCACCAGTCAGGAGATGGACTACGACAACTGGAGATTGAACTTCACCTATTTACCCTACAGGTTCTCTGACACCAGCAACAGGTTCACAGTCATCGGATGCCATACACTGGCGTACATCGGTGACTATGCTTATGTGGACAGTTACATGAGCGGTTGCGTGGCCATGTGCGGGCATGGCGATGTGTCCACCGTCACCAACGGCTCCTGCGCCGGTATAGGGTGCTGCCAGACTGCCATCCCCAAGGGGCTACGGTACTACCAGGTCTGGTTCGATAGAAACTTCAACACATCACTAATCTATAACTACAGTGCCTGCAGCTATGCAGTGCTGATGGAATCGTCAAATTTCACCTTTCAAACCAACTATGTAACTTCGCCGGGGTTCAATCGAACCAACGGCGGGCTCGCTCCGCTGGTGCTTGATTGGGCTATTGGAAATGAGACCTGTGAAGTTGCCCGCAAGGAGCCCGACTCATACGCGTGCATGAGCAACAACAGCGAGTGCGTTGACTCGACAAACGGACCGGGCTACATATGCAAATGCTCCCAAGGGTTCCAGGGTAATCCTTACCTGGTAGATCGGGAGCATGGATGccaag ATATTGACGAGTGCTTGGATCCGAAGAAGTATCCATGCCACGGAATTTGTCAGAATAGAGAAGGTGGTTTTAACTGTTCTTGTCCTTCTGGTACGCGAGGCAACGCCACTACTGGGCCGTGCATGAAAGTGCTTACCAATGGAGTCCAGATCGCTCTTG GAATTTTCACCTCTGTTTTTTTGGGCCTTCTGTTTCTTCTTGGAATGGAGTGGGTCAAGCACAAGCAGTGGATCATAAGACAGGATCTCGTCAGAAAGAGGGATGCGTATTTCCATCAGCATGGAGGACAACTATTAATAGATATGGTGAAAATAGAGAACAACATTTCATTTAAGTTGTATGGTCGAGAAGAAATTGAGTCGGCAACAAACAACTTTGATGACAAGGAAGTCATTGGAGAAGGAGGTCAGGGGACTGTTTTCAAAGGTCATGATCTTGATCCAGACAACAATCCAGTTGCAATCAAGAAATGCAAGGGATTGGATGAGAATAGAAGGACAGAATTCGGACAGGAGCTGCTCATTCTTTCTCGAGTCACACACAAAAACATTGTCAAGCTTCTTGGTTGCAGTTTGCATTTTGAAGCTCCAGTTCTAGTCTACGAATTCGTGCCAAATAAAACTCTGCACTATCTAATCCATGTCCAGGATGAGGTGTCCATCAGAAGACTGGAGATCCGTCTGAAAATTGCTGCCGAGTCAGCTGAAGCACTTGCATACCTACATACACTAAACCACCCGATCTTTCATGGCGATGTAAAGTCCGCCAACATTCTTCTGGGCCACGATCTTTCTGCGAAGGTCTCTGATTTTGGGTGCTCGATGATAAGGTCAGCTGAAGAAAACCTTCATGCAGTTAAGGGGACAATGGGCTACTTAGATCCAGAGTACCTATTAAACTTTGAGCTCACTGATAAGAGCGACGTTTACAGCTTTGGTGTAGTTCTTCTGGAGCTCCTAACACGCAGGAAGGCATTATCCAAAGAGAAGGAGAGCCTCGTGTCTGTGTTCAAGGAGGCAGCAAAGGAGGGCAAGCTTGCGGAGCTCGTGGATAGGGAGATAGCCGACCAAGGCGACATGGAGCTTATATGTCAAGTGGCGGAGCTGGCAGGTCAATGCTTGGCTATGGCTGGTGTGCACAGGCCAACGATGAGCCAGGTGGCGGTGGAACTCCGTCAACTGGCAGGTACGGCGCAGGCTCGACAGCGCACTGGAGCACTTCATGGTATTAGCCCACTCACAGTGCAAGGAAGGCTAACTACTGATGCATCGGACTGTTATACTGGGGAAGAAACAACTGATTACTCCAGCTTTAAGAAGAAAGCCTCTATGAGCATAGAATTTGCAAGATGA